The following proteins are co-located in the Tiliqua scincoides isolate rTilSci1 chromosome 8, rTilSci1.hap2, whole genome shotgun sequence genome:
- the LOC136659262 gene encoding uncharacterized protein, translating into MTTQGHIGEFDPASPELWDTYAERLEFFLEANAVKDVALKRATLLSICGSATFEISQNLVAPAELRDTSYKDIVGLLQNHFSPQPSRIACRHTFYKQGQAASESVPAYVSVLRHLARRCEFRDPEEMLLDWFVCGLWDERIRRKLFAKEELTFQEAVKEALAFEKAEDAAREIRASRSPATTQKAEAVHHEDTAADRLEEGGVLRIEACQDAMIARNHKHLDPGSGRPLMSPVRALCQLWGTT; encoded by the coding sequence ATGAccacccaaggtcacattggggAATTCGATCCAGCGTCcccagagctatgggacacttacgcagaacgtcttgagttcttcctggagGCCAATGCAGTTAAAGATGTCGCCCTAaagcgggccaccttgctcagcatctgtggctctgccacttttgaaatttcccagaatcttgtggcaccagcagaattaagggataCCAGTTATAAGGATATCGTGGGTCTCCTGCAGAATCACTTCTCGCCCCAGCCGTCCCGTATTGCATGCCGCCATACCTTCTACAAGCAAggtcaggctgccagtgagtctgttccagcttacgtgTCTGTGCTTCGTCATCTTGCACGAAGATGTGAATTCCGAGACCCAGAAGAAATGCTTCTCGACTGGTTCGTATGCGGCCTCTGGGATGAAAGGATTCGGAGGAAGCTCTTtgcgaaggaagagctgacctttcaagaggctgtcaaggaggcgctggcatttgaaaaagcagaagatgcagcaagggagattcgtgcctctcgcagcccagccacaactcaaaaagccgaggcagtccaccatgaggacacAGCCGCAgaccgtttggaagaaggggGGGTGCTACGAATTGAGGCATGTCAAGATGCAATGAtcgccaggaaccacaagcacctagacccagGGTCCGGCAGGCCTCTTATGTCTCCAGTTAGGGCCttgtgccagctgtggggaaccacATGA